One genomic segment of Aquipuribacter nitratireducens includes these proteins:
- a CDS encoding replication-associated recombination protein A, which yields MTTPHDASPDGGTPLAVRMRPASADELLGQQHLLAPGSPLRRLVEADPTAGTARRVGPSSVVLWGPPGVGKTTIAHLVAAAPGRRYRELSAVTAGVKDVRAVIDDARHARDGLEQTQTVLFLDEIHRFSKAQQDALLPAVENRWVVLVAATTENPSFSVVSPLLSRSLVLTLRPLTDADVRSLIERAVSDPRGLGGHVRLAADALDHVVRLAGGDARRALTVLEAAAGAALAGSASEEPVEVTLADAEAAVDVAAVRYDRDGDQHYDVASALIKSIRGSDVDAALHYLARMLEAGEDPRFVARRIVISASEDVGMADPTALQTAVAAAQSVALIGMPEARIVLAQAVVHLATAPKSNAAYLGVDAAIGDVRAGRGGPVPAHLRDAHYAGAKAHGHGVGYRYAHDEPHGVARQQYLPDDLADRVYYRPTDRGVEGRLAERLERLRALLGRGEHPDSG from the coding sequence GTGACGACACCCCACGACGCGAGCCCGGACGGCGGGACCCCCCTCGCCGTCCGCATGCGCCCGGCGAGCGCCGACGAGCTCCTCGGCCAGCAGCACCTGCTCGCGCCCGGCTCGCCGCTGCGCCGACTCGTCGAGGCCGACCCGACGGCGGGCACCGCGCGGCGCGTCGGGCCGTCGTCGGTCGTGCTGTGGGGGCCGCCCGGGGTCGGGAAGACGACGATCGCGCACCTCGTCGCGGCCGCCCCCGGCCGGCGCTACCGGGAGCTGTCGGCGGTGACGGCCGGGGTGAAGGACGTCCGCGCCGTCATCGACGACGCCCGGCACGCCCGCGACGGCCTCGAGCAGACGCAGACCGTGCTGTTCCTCGACGAGATCCACCGCTTCAGCAAGGCGCAGCAGGACGCGCTGCTGCCCGCGGTGGAGAACCGGTGGGTCGTGCTCGTCGCCGCGACCACGGAGAACCCGTCGTTCTCCGTCGTGTCGCCGCTGCTGTCGCGCTCCCTCGTCCTCACGCTGCGCCCGCTCACCGACGCCGACGTCCGGTCGCTCATCGAGCGCGCCGTCAGCGACCCGCGCGGGCTCGGCGGGCACGTGCGGCTCGCCGCCGACGCCCTCGACCACGTCGTCCGCCTCGCCGGCGGGGACGCCCGCCGCGCCCTCACCGTCCTCGAGGCGGCGGCCGGCGCCGCGCTGGCCGGGAGCGCGTCGGAGGAGCCCGTCGAGGTGACGCTCGCCGACGCGGAGGCGGCGGTCGACGTCGCCGCCGTCCGCTACGACCGTGACGGCGACCAGCACTACGACGTCGCGAGCGCGCTCATCAAGAGCATCCGCGGCAGCGACGTCGACGCCGCACTCCACTACCTCGCCCGCATGCTCGAGGCGGGGGAGGACCCGCGGTTCGTCGCCCGCCGGATCGTGATCAGCGCGAGCGAGGACGTCGGCATGGCCGACCCCACCGCGCTGCAGACCGCGGTCGCCGCCGCGCAGTCCGTCGCGCTCATCGGCATGCCGGAGGCGCGGATCGTGCTCGCCCAGGCCGTCGTCCACCTCGCCACGGCGCCGAAGTCGAACGCCGCGTACCTCGGCGTCGACGCGGCGATCGGTGACGTCCGGGCCGGGCGGGGCGGGCCGGTGCCGGCGCACCTGCGCGACGCCCACTACGCGGGGGCGAAGGCGCACGGTCACGGCGTCGGCTACCGGTACGCCCACGACGAGCCGCACGGCGTCGCCCGCCAGCAGTACCTGCCCGACGACCTCGCCGACCGCGTGTACTACCGGCCCACCGACCGCGGGGTCGAGGGGCGGCTCGCGGAGCGCCTCGAGCGGCTGCGGGCCCTGCTGGGCCGAGGCGAGCACCCGGACAGCGGGTAG
- a CDS encoding DUF948 domain-containing protein yields MTVDLGDVAGLIAAIAFLALVMFIAVPLVKLGSAIDEARITVRNLSNETTPLISEVTTTVATTNEQLVKVDTITTNVASTTTNVSALTALFAATLGSPIIRVAAFTYGVRQALSGARSGRRAGRRMR; encoded by the coding sequence ATGACTGTCGACCTGGGCGACGTGGCCGGGCTGATCGCGGCGATCGCGTTCCTCGCTCTCGTCATGTTCATCGCCGTGCCGCTCGTCAAGCTCGGGTCGGCGATCGACGAGGCCCGCATCACCGTGCGCAACCTGAGCAACGAGACGACACCGCTCATCTCCGAGGTGACGACGACGGTCGCGACGACGAACGAGCAGCTCGTGAAGGTCGACACCATCACGACGAACGTCGCCTCGACCACGACGAACGTCTCCGCCCTCACCGCCCTCTTCGCCGCCACCCTCGGCAGCCCGATCATCCGCGTCGCCGCGTTCACCTACGGGGTGCGGCAGGCGCTGTCGGGTGCCCGCAGCGGTCGCCGCGCCGGGCGGAGGATGCGATGA